In Priestia filamentosa, the DNA window TCTTTTTCTTAACATTCAAGTATACTTTTACGTGCGTTTTTTCTCTCAAAAAACTCTTATTGATAATCAGCTTGTTCAATCGCTTCTTTATTGCTCGCCACATCGTTCTATTCCTTTTTAAAATTATTTTCGACTAGCTTTTAATTGGAAGTTGGAAGGTATTCACGCTGTTTCAATTGTATATTAAATCCTGTCATACGCTTTTGGCGGTGATTCCAACCAACCTTTATCAATTAAGATATTGATGCCGTCGTCAACAAATAAGCCAATGTTCATAAGAGTTCTTATATAT includes these proteins:
- a CDS encoding DUF3231 family protein, which codes for PFSDKIMLFHKVDMFAMKIRSFGNSLAVTARRDIDFLYIRTLMNIGLFVDDGINILIDKGWLESPPKAYDRI